In the Pseudanabaena sp. PCC 7367 genome, one interval contains:
- a CDS encoding ATP-binding protein gives MEKQSEPSQARLRVETDIYALSKVQGWFNQFKPRMSNKVWMQCNLALTEGFTNVVCHAHERLPDHTPIDIEVELGADYLVMQIWDYGAPFDLMAKLATLANTEESLDDIDNLPTGGRGLMITDAIADELSYDRLTDGRNCLRIKKNLFPPE, from the coding sequence ATGGAAAAACAGTCCGAGCCTAGTCAAGCTAGGTTGAGAGTAGAAACAGATATCTATGCCTTATCTAAGGTTCAGGGATGGTTTAATCAATTTAAGCCACGCATGTCTAATAAGGTATGGATGCAGTGTAACTTGGCATTGACTGAAGGTTTCACCAATGTGGTTTGTCATGCCCATGAGCGCTTGCCCGATCATACGCCGATCGATATTGAGGTGGAATTGGGCGCGGATTATTTGGTAATGCAAATTTGGGACTATGGTGCACCATTTGATTTGATGGCAAAGCTGGCTACTCTTGCTAATACAGAAGAGAGTCTTGATGATATTGATAATTTGCCGACCGGGGGACGTGGCTTAATGATCACCGATGCGATCGCTGATGAGCTAAGTTACGATCGCCTTACCGATGGCCGCAACTGTTTGCGGATCAAGAAAAATTTATTCCCACCAGAGTAG
- a CDS encoding cupin domain-containing protein produces the protein MSGSHNPLEAHPSPTQAHAFSPIPANTSVTNGSTSQVPNLAASQGAVDFAFVQRQGDAYYPNNTGFFVGGDIYTPLVNDVSTGGALGFLDFYVLPRDAVPQHTHAHEAEAKYVLEGEVNFDLGPAQIRVPTGSFIYYPIGRQMGFTATDQSARISVITTPGAPYYEFAGVAVVDEQGNNTPPPQADIGAIAAQLDFGVVGQIIDTYGGGAFIPGVDSAFQAGLQSPLLVVPDLDLIDPAQLEAVRNVPGLNLQIFEISDRRKFDGLFGTQNTSLIDFEESDGNFAYSQFNLARDDRHSSNFLQAVINSDQIVTTDGVGVDSGAFAYARLHAEPNGTITYEITINGLDAGAYLGDGTPFTPDPGDDLTAIHLHTAFRGENGTHAFNILGPGDDADLTVHGNADGSVTFSGVWDDSDTTTDTLPPPMSTKPVSNFLPTLSNAAVGEDVGLYVNIHSNRNSSGEIRGQVVGTTDAFPASQVADNHLTFLVQEGEVAFQVNGNPFVAGVDDAVYIAAGQNYSIANLGNQNAVGLAAAVVDSYVPKIGEYYDGNIDFTASIRTGDEFIQGNVVTTVPQAIGNGWIYTWGAFGTDDFGNEVPTSIGVTFTEEALQDAFVVDDPNNEFPSSVPHLAFPEIFEAARVYNILFPEKVQQSTPFNHMGFYANSEGHAPLDIYDLPHFDVHFFLDTIEERDLITGLPEDNANLFNLPEPGFLPANYIAPTIPGTDIPATGDALQGIHWVAGETPEFNGEVFDQTFIFGSYAGDVNFWEPMITRDFLESLSSARQVITETTYNIDQPTRFKEAGFYPLEYGISYNANHGEYTVTLDNFVIRSADGDLSGFPGFDGPPPF, from the coding sequence ATGAGTGGTTCTCACAATCCCCTTGAAGCTCACCCGTCACCAACCCAGGCTCATGCTTTTTCACCGATCCCAGCTAATACCTCGGTCACCAATGGTTCTACCAGTCAGGTGCCAAACTTAGCCGCTTCCCAGGGAGCTGTGGATTTTGCCTTTGTACAGCGGCAGGGTGATGCTTATTATCCAAACAATACTGGCTTCTTTGTGGGCGGTGATATATATACCCCCCTGGTTAACGATGTTTCGACTGGTGGGGCGCTGGGATTTCTGGATTTTTATGTGTTGCCGCGTGATGCCGTTCCCCAGCATACCCATGCCCATGAAGCTGAGGCTAAGTATGTTTTAGAAGGGGAAGTAAATTTCGATCTAGGGCCAGCTCAAATCAGGGTGCCAACGGGTAGTTTTATCTATTATCCGATCGGGCGGCAGATGGGATTTACCGCCACTGATCAATCGGCACGGATTTCAGTAATTACAACTCCTGGCGCTCCCTATTATGAATTTGCCGGTGTAGCGGTGGTGGATGAGCAGGGCAATAATACCCCCCCGCCCCAGGCTGATATCGGCGCGATCGCAGCACAGTTAGATTTTGGCGTGGTTGGTCAGATCATTGATACCTATGGTGGTGGGGCGTTTATCCCTGGAGTTGATAGCGCTTTCCAGGCCGGCTTGCAGAGCCCATTGCTGGTAGTACCGGATTTAGATTTAATTGATCCTGCTCAGCTAGAGGCAGTGCGTAATGTGCCAGGTCTGAATTTGCAGATCTTTGAGATCAGCGATCGGCGTAAATTCGATGGTCTGTTTGGCACTCAAAACACTTCTTTAATTGATTTTGAAGAATCTGATGGAAATTTTGCCTACTCACAATTTAATCTGGCTCGTGACGATCGCCATAGCTCTAACTTCTTGCAGGCGGTGATCAACAGCGATCAGATTGTGACCACCGATGGCGTTGGGGTTGATTCGGGGGCGTTTGCCTACGCGCGATTACATGCGGAGCCCAATGGTACGATTACCTATGAAATTACGATCAATGGCCTGGATGCTGGCGCTTATCTGGGAGATGGTACACCCTTTACGCCTGATCCTGGCGATGATTTAACCGCGATTCACCTGCACACTGCATTTCGCGGTGAGAATGGCACCCATGCTTTTAATATCCTTGGCCCTGGCGATGATGCCGATTTAACGGTGCATGGTAATGCCGATGGTTCGGTCACCTTCTCTGGCGTGTGGGATGACTCGGATACTACCACCGATACGCTGCCGCCACCGATGAGCACCAAGCCGGTGTCTAATTTCCTGCCCACCTTAAGTAATGCCGCAGTGGGAGAGGATGTGGGCTTATATGTGAATATTCATAGCAATCGCAATTCCTCAGGGGAAATTCGCGGTCAGGTGGTGGGTACTACCGATGCGTTCCCAGCATCGCAGGTGGCCGATAATCATCTTACTTTTTTGGTGCAAGAAGGCGAAGTAGCCTTTCAGGTGAATGGCAATCCTTTTGTGGCTGGCGTGGACGATGCGGTCTATATTGCTGCTGGCCAGAACTATTCGATCGCCAATCTGGGTAACCAGAATGCCGTCGGTCTGGCTGCCGCCGTAGTGGATTCCTATGTGCCGAAAATCGGTGAATATTACGATGGCAACATTGACTTCACCGCTTCGATTCGGACTGGTGATGAGTTTATTCAAGGTAATGTGGTAACCACTGTGCCACAGGCGATCGGCAATGGCTGGATCTATACCTGGGGAGCCTTTGGCACCGATGACTTTGGTAACGAAGTGCCCACCTCAATCGGTGTGACTTTTACGGAGGAAGCATTACAGGATGCCTTTGTAGTAGATGATCCTAATAATGAATTCCCCAGCTCGGTGCCCCATTTAGCTTTCCCTGAGATATTTGAAGCGGCTCGTGTCTATAATATTCTCTTCCCTGAGAAGGTGCAGCAATCGACCCCATTCAATCATATGGGCTTCTATGCCAACTCTGAAGGCCATGCCCCGCTAGATATCTATGATCTACCCCATTTTGATGTGCATTTCTTCCTCGATACGATCGAAGAGCGGGATCTAATCACTGGCTTGCCCGAAGATAATGCTAACTTGTTCAACTTACCGGAACCAGGGTTCTTGCCTGCAAACTACATTGCACCTACAATCCCTGGCACAGATATTCCGGCTACTGGCGATGCCCTGCAAGGAATTCACTGGGTGGCAGGTGAAACCCCCGAATTCAATGGTGAGGTGTTCGATCAAACCTTCATCTTTGGTTCCTACGCTGGTGATGTCAACTTCTGGGAGCCAATGATTACCAGAGATTTCTTGGAAAGCCTGTCATCGGCACGGCAAGTAATTACCGAGACTACCTATAATATTGATCAACCAACCCGATTCAAGGAGGCGGGCTTCTATCCATTGGAATATGGTATTTCCTACAATGCCAATCATGGTGAATATACGGTGACTTTAGATAACTTTGTGATCAGATCTGCAGATGGTGATTTAAGTGGATTTCCAGGTTTTGATGGGCCACCGCCTTTTTAA
- a CDS encoding N-acetylmuramoyl-L-alanine amidase has translation MNSRHLVPLFCVCLLGWFGEYKPVEAYPHVDHIDSIEGSSEVFDDSFDHGDFISDLTSPDPTLPPINSFGGSLYNPPLSIAAADQVINAAELMELENLNALNSSDFSDSSYLGNGEALNNPSQLLQAQNWRQWLRLTNIRVVPDGLLILVNGNAPVNLQRIVSPDRLVVDLASTSIPPNLHKATIPINRYGVRQIRIAQFQKEPAIARIVLDLDPSAANGVNWQSSFMPSRGGILLRPTTNQPTAVNPTPRPPGSSLPVPVPNNPNPSLPSPPNPATTRPGNTNGPSVIQGIQISNTGQLVIQASQGLTYRGSQDIPSNTYNITISAARISPQLQRPALSASSPLERIRLTQVGDSVIIGMKVATGWAIREAGRNNPQQIALQLLNSGNVAQNPTPRPPTPGFPRPNPNVPAVPNLANRGRGVIVIDPGHGGRDPGAVGNGINEKIIMLPLSQRLGQVLQQMGYSVVYTRTSDIELDLEPRVQLAERVRGDVFVSLHANSVASRSATVTGIETYYAPGSTRGRRLAALVHSQVIAATGAVDRRVRSARFYVLRRTSMPAILVETGFVTNPGDAARLRDPNYQQRIAEAIARGVDQFLRGG, from the coding sequence TTGAATTCTAGGCATTTGGTTCCTCTGTTCTGTGTTTGCTTACTAGGGTGGTTTGGTGAATATAAACCAGTCGAGGCATATCCCCATGTTGACCATATTGATTCGATCGAAGGCTCTAGTGAGGTTTTTGACGACAGCTTCGATCATGGTGATTTTATTAGTGATTTAACTAGCCCTGATCCCACCCTACCCCCCATAAACTCCTTTGGTGGATCGCTGTATAATCCTCCGTTGTCGATCGCCGCAGCCGATCAGGTTATCAATGCGGCTGAGCTTATGGAGCTTGAAAATCTCAATGCTCTAAATAGTAGTGATTTCAGCGATTCTAGCTATTTGGGTAATGGCGAAGCACTCAATAACCCATCGCAGTTGCTCCAAGCGCAGAACTGGCGGCAATGGCTGCGATTGACTAATATCCGTGTGGTTCCTGATGGGCTGCTGATTCTGGTTAATGGCAATGCGCCAGTGAATCTACAGCGGATTGTGAGCCCCGATCGGCTGGTAGTAGATCTGGCCAGCACTTCGATTCCGCCCAATTTGCACAAGGCCACAATTCCGATCAATCGGTATGGCGTGAGGCAGATCAGGATCGCCCAGTTTCAAAAGGAACCAGCGATCGCCAGAATTGTCTTAGATCTCGATCCTAGCGCGGCCAATGGGGTGAACTGGCAAAGTAGTTTTATGCCCAGTCGGGGCGGTATCCTGCTCAGACCAACCACAAATCAGCCCACCGCAGTAAACCCAACTCCCAGGCCTCCGGGGTCAAGTTTACCAGTACCTGTGCCGAATAATCCTAATCCTAGTCTGCCCAGCCCCCCTAATCCTGCCACCACCAGACCTGGTAATACCAATGGCCCCTCAGTGATCCAGGGCATCCAAATTAGCAATACGGGGCAATTAGTAATTCAAGCTTCCCAGGGATTGACCTATCGCGGTAGCCAGGATATTCCCAGCAATACCTATAACATCACAATCTCTGCGGCGCGGATCTCGCCACAATTGCAACGCCCTGCTCTCTCGGCGAGTAGTCCCCTGGAGCGGATTAGGCTGACGCAAGTGGGTGACTCCGTGATTATTGGCATGAAGGTAGCCACGGGTTGGGCGATCCGTGAGGCGGGACGCAATAATCCACAGCAGATCGCCTTGCAATTGCTCAATTCTGGTAATGTGGCTCAAAATCCAACGCCAAGGCCGCCAACGCCAGGATTTCCCAGACCTAACCCCAATGTCCCTGCTGTGCCGAATTTGGCCAACCGCGGTCGTGGTGTGATCGTGATCGATCCGGGGCATGGTGGCCGTGATCCCGGTGCTGTGGGTAATGGGATCAACGAAAAAATTATTATGCTGCCCCTCAGTCAGCGCCTAGGCCAGGTGTTGCAGCAGATGGGTTACTCTGTGGTTTACACTCGCACCAGTGATATAGAACTTGACCTGGAGCCACGGGTACAACTGGCAGAGAGGGTTAGAGGTGATGTGTTTGTGAGTTTACATGCTAATTCGGTGGCAAGTCGATCGGCTACTGTAACTGGCATAGAGACCTACTATGCACCGGGTTCCACCAGAGGCCGAAGATTAGCAGCGCTGGTACATAGCCAGGTAATTGCTGCCACTGGGGCAGTCGATCGCCGTGTCCGATCGGCCAGGTTCTATGTGCTCAGACGCACCTCAATGCCAGCAATCCTGGTGGAAACTGGGTTTGTGACTAATCCTGGTGATGCCGCAAGACTGAGAGATCCAAATTATCAACAACGCATTGCCGAAGCGATCGCCCGTGGTGTGGATCAATTCCTGCGCGGTGGTTAA
- a CDS encoding chorismate lyase: MELFAQAANQPTQSDYKWHAIANPIWQGSAADIKQGLPFDLLSPYWQMLLLGDGAPTRHFQLLTKSPIVVDVIAMTEIGDDPDHAPIEIEAIPTSRTRRQIWLKREDTGEVLSHATSWWSTAKIAKHLHNPALPIWASLNQKNTELYRDLQGIYHGDCPGLAETFGHPGPYWGRHYLLWHGGQPLTLIYEIYSPAIAKYLGSSQV, from the coding sequence ATGGAATTATTTGCCCAGGCCGCCAATCAACCAACGCAGTCAGATTATAAGTGGCACGCGATCGCCAATCCAATCTGGCAGGGCAGCGCCGCCGACATCAAGCAGGGACTGCCTTTCGACCTGCTCTCCCCCTATTGGCAAATGTTGTTGCTAGGTGATGGTGCGCCGACGCGGCATTTTCAACTATTAACCAAATCACCGATCGTAGTGGATGTGATCGCCATGACCGAAATAGGCGATGATCCCGACCACGCCCCGATCGAAATTGAGGCAATCCCCACCTCGCGCACCCGTCGGCAAATCTGGCTGAAGCGTGAAGATACAGGCGAAGTGCTCTCCCATGCCACGTCCTGGTGGTCAACTGCCAAGATCGCCAAGCATTTACATAATCCCGCCCTACCAATCTGGGCTAGCTTGAACCAGAAAAATACTGAGCTTTACCGCGATCTACAGGGCATCTATCACGGCGATTGCCCTGGTCTGGCGGAGACCTTTGGGCATCCTGGCCCCTACTGGGGTAGACATTATTTACTCTGGCATGGTGGCCAACCACTGACCCTGATTTATGAGATTTACTCACCGGCGATCGCTAAATACCTAGGCTCCAGTCAGGTCTAA
- a CDS encoding YbjN domain-containing protein has protein sequence MPVDIFQAVTQFLDSKNWQYSQEEGTSNLNMGFAGEHGRWICYARIHQEQEQFIFYSICPVDAPDFAKLRTAEFLTRVNHGLIIGNFELDFNTGEIRFKTGIDVEGSELNPALVKSLILNNVFTMDRYLNKIIDVIDGEVTPAEAIADH, from the coding sequence ATGCCAGTGGATATTTTTCAAGCAGTAACGCAGTTCTTAGACAGTAAAAATTGGCAGTATAGCCAGGAAGAGGGCACCTCTAACTTGAACATGGGTTTTGCGGGTGAACATGGCAGGTGGATTTGTTATGCGCGGATTCACCAAGAGCAGGAGCAGTTTATATTTTATTCGATCTGTCCAGTTGATGCCCCCGACTTTGCCAAGTTAAGGACCGCCGAGTTTTTAACCAGGGTAAATCATGGCTTAATCATTGGCAATTTTGAATTGGACTTTAATACTGGCGAAATCCGCTTTAAGACCGGTATAGATGTTGAAGGTAGCGAACTAAATCCTGCCCTGGTTAAAAGCTTGATCTTGAACAATGTCTTCACCATGGATCGCTATCTTAACAAAATTATTGATGTGATTGATGGGGAAGTAACACCGGCAGAGGCTATTGCTGATCACTAA
- a CDS encoding contractile injection system tape measure protein has product MTQHHIIGQISLEVETPNSIGVWELQEALSQVLQKAIPDMALLFDRWVAADQIVRLDELVIDLPSIDPHKLADEFVPQLLAALDQVLADRLFSPIPHAAPTNILTQADKESDWTLFLYFLEYGRLPWWRSPETFSSWLSLWEVVLQSDLSWRVPLQRLLLNQLAARQRLVSQLPDTFRQRLILQMQPAWVSWPAMLDSARTLMQLLQIDTPTLHYLEQHAWLALFAKSQPNTPVGATFPTSQWLHTWLPELIAVIDTDHYSLQTLINNSSIAGRSFWLAAIDDLTDASQDPPCLDRSSQSQSTQHLAKAKSELLAQIPTDLDSADLEVIVSSETPISLELTRSSETEASSELTTSPEPLETNLENDEQPTESLSKVDLSPEQSTQSNLLFDQSLTIRSDDLPHSTPLESAANPADAPVEPISADLQKTTLSSTPIEPLTNSQTGPQANISSIHPLMSNQPKQAIAPILSQDEIANGIYLNNAGLVLLHPFLRIYFEDVGLLIENTFRHEYAQQQAIALLHYLATGQTNVPEYELVLPKLVCGWPLNEPTIGSLELPEAALAEAENLLQTVINYWEVLKNTSIEGLREGFLQRRGKLTRTEMGDWKLRVEQQSIDILLSRLPWGLSMVKLPWMVDILVVEWI; this is encoded by the coding sequence ATGACCCAACACCATATCATTGGCCAGATTTCACTAGAAGTGGAGACCCCAAATTCTATAGGCGTTTGGGAATTGCAAGAGGCGCTGAGTCAGGTGCTACAAAAAGCTATCCCCGATATGGCGCTGCTGTTTGACCGCTGGGTTGCGGCTGATCAGATCGTACGCCTGGATGAGTTGGTGATCGACCTGCCTTCGATCGACCCGCATAAGTTAGCTGATGAATTTGTTCCTCAGTTACTCGCTGCTTTGGATCAGGTTCTAGCCGATCGCCTCTTCTCCCCCATTCCTCATGCCGCCCCAACCAATATCCTGACCCAGGCAGATAAGGAATCAGACTGGACATTGTTCTTATATTTTTTGGAATATGGTCGCCTACCCTGGTGGCGATCGCCTGAAACCTTTTCATCCTGGTTATCTCTATGGGAGGTCGTGCTCCAGAGTGATTTATCCTGGCGGGTGCCCCTACAACGGTTGCTTTTAAACCAGCTTGCGGCACGACAGCGATTAGTTTCACAATTGCCCGACACCTTTCGCCAACGATTAATCCTGCAAATGCAACCAGCTTGGGTTAGTTGGCCAGCAATGCTAGACAGCGCTAGAACGTTAATGCAATTGCTGCAGATCGACACTCCTACTCTTCACTATCTAGAACAGCATGCATGGCTGGCACTGTTTGCGAAAAGTCAACCCAATACCCCCGTGGGAGCAACCTTCCCAACTAGTCAATGGCTCCACACCTGGCTCCCTGAGTTAATCGCCGTAATCGATACTGATCATTACTCTCTACAAACGCTGATCAATAACAGTTCTATTGCTGGACGGTCTTTTTGGTTGGCAGCGATTGACGATCTCACTGATGCAAGTCAGGATCCTCCCTGCCTCGATCGTTCAAGTCAATCTCAGTCCACTCAGCATTTGGCCAAGGCGAAGAGTGAATTGCTAGCACAAATTCCTACCGACCTTGATTCTGCCGACCTTGAGGTGATCGTCTCTTCCGAGACTCCAATCTCACTCGAACTAACGCGATCATCTGAAACAGAAGCATCCTCCGAACTGACTACTTCACCTGAACCGCTAGAGACTAATCTAGAGAATGATGAACAACCCACCGAATCACTGTCTAAGGTTGATCTCTCACCAGAACAATCCACTCAATCCAATCTATTATTTGATCAGTCCCTCACCATTAGATCAGACGATCTTCCCCACTCCACCCCCCTTGAATCTGCTGCCAATCCTGCTGATGCGCCTGTAGAGCCCATATCCGCTGACCTCCAAAAAACAACTTTATCATCCACTCCGATCGAGCCACTCACTAATTCCCAGACTGGGCCCCAGGCCAATATCTCTTCAATTCATCCGCTGATGTCAAACCAACCCAAGCAGGCGATCGCGCCGATCCTCTCGCAGGATGAAATAGCTAATGGCATTTATCTGAACAATGCTGGATTAGTTCTCCTTCATCCGTTCCTGCGTATTTATTTTGAGGATGTTGGATTGCTGATAGAGAATACATTTCGCCATGAATATGCACAGCAACAGGCAATCGCTCTGCTCCACTATCTGGCCACCGGACAAACAAATGTGCCTGAATATGAGTTGGTATTGCCCAAACTAGTTTGCGGCTGGCCGCTCAATGAGCCGACGATCGGTAGCTTGGAACTGCCAGAAGCTGCCTTAGCTGAAGCAGAAAACCTGTTGCAAACCGTAATAAACTATTGGGAAGTTCTCAAAAACACCAGCATAGAGGGACTGCGGGAAGGATTTTTGCAACGCCGGGGTAAACTTACCCGCACCGAAATGGGCGACTGGAAGCTACGGGTTGAGCAACAATCGATCGATATTTTGCTCTCACGCTTGCCCTGGGGGTTAAGTATGGTAAAGCTGCCTTGGATGGTAGATATTTTAGTGGTGGAATGGATTTAA
- the coaD gene encoding pantetheine-phosphate adenylyltransferase, which produces MIAIYPGSFDPITLGHQDIIERSCQLFDLVVVAVLRNPNKTPLFSMNDRVEQIITATQHLENVKVDSFSGLTVDYAEAMGAKVLIRGLRAVSDFEMELQMAHTNKTLADRLETVFLATSNEYSFLSSSVVKEIAKFGGSIDHLVSEPVAIALKQQYPSQS; this is translated from the coding sequence CTGATTGCCATTTATCCCGGCAGCTTCGATCCGATCACCCTCGGCCATCAAGACATCATTGAACGCAGTTGCCAGCTTTTCGATCTGGTGGTGGTGGCGGTGCTGCGCAATCCCAATAAAACGCCGTTATTTTCCATGAATGATCGGGTGGAGCAAATTATTACTGCCACTCAACATCTGGAAAATGTGAAGGTAGATAGCTTTTCTGGCCTGACCGTGGACTATGCTGAGGCGATGGGCGCAAAGGTCTTGATCCGGGGCTTGCGGGCAGTATCGGATTTTGAGATGGAGCTGCAAATGGCGCATACAAACAAGACTCTGGCCGATCGCCTGGAAACAGTATTCCTGGCTACTTCCAACGAATATAGTTTTCTAAGCAGTAGTGTGGTGAAGGAGATTGCCAAATTTGGCGGCTCGATCGATCATTTAGTTTCAGAGCCCGTGGCGATCGCACTCAAACAACAGTATCCCAGCCAGAGTTAG